The sequence ATAAACGAAATTGCATTACAGACAACCTATATGATCAATGCGGATTCCAAGCCGACGCTGATTATTCAATACCTGCAGAGCTGGATAGAGTTTCCGTCGTTCGAATTTGTACAGCAGTTAACAGCAAGAATAATGGAACTATATAATAATACTCGCCAGTGGGTGTTAAAGGGACATACTCCCAATGAGTTGATTCAGGAAGAAAGAAAATACTTGAAGCCTTTGCCGACTGAACCTTTTAAGATAAGTCAGCAGAATTCGAAAGTAATTGATCTGCAAACCCGCACCAAGATCGGTCGAAATGATCCCTGCCCTTGCGGCAGCGGCAAGAAATTTAAGAAGTGCTGCGAAAAATGAAGACAAATGAAGGATGCACCTAAAGAACTGAGTGCAGTTTAAAGGCGCTCTTTTTTGTTAGGCATACTATCATGAATTAATCATAATGCTTCGACGGCCAGCCTCTTCAGCTGACCCGCAAGGTATATGCCAAGATCGATACTGATCGCGCTGCGCAGCATAAGCTCTATGGAAGGATCATAAAGAATGGTGGCATTGGCCCTAACTTCTTCATCCCCTTGCCAAACTATCACACACAAAGGAATTTCAGGAAATGCCCTGAAAACCACGGACGCATCACCGAAGGGACCGGCTTGACCGCCCAAAGAGCGTGCAGCCGTCATTAACCGGCTGGTCTGATGTCCGAATGCTTCGATCAGCACTGAGATAGCCGTTTTATGAAACGCGGAATAAAATATCATTCCACCCGGTATTTCTTTAATGCTCACCCAGTTTGGGGCTGATTCCGGCAACGGCTGCGCATAGGCTAAGTAATTGAGGATAATGATTGTAGCCACCACATCGGGAACATATCCGTCTGCTTTCCGCCAGATTGTCTCCTTTGCGCTGTCCACGATATATTCCTCGTTAAAAAACATCACAACAAACTGACGGGTATAGCTACTGTACGAAAGAGCGCGTGCCGCCGTTATCTCTTTAGGATCGCGTTTCTTAATATCCTGCCAAAATTTATCATAAACAACACGGTAATTGGATTCCATCTCCATCCCCCTGTAGCCCATTTTCCGTTCACATCCTTTTTATTTCTCAAAAGCACCTGCAACTGCATTCTACTATTCCACATTATTCACCGATGATCTTGACCAGGACGCGTTTGCAGCGGTCTCTATCAAACTCACAGTAAATAATCTGCTCTCGAAGCCACCATAAACTACTCTAAAATTCTAGAAGTCCAGTAGTAAAACCAAGCATCTTCATTATATCAACCTTAGTTTAATATTTGGAGAATTACAAAAAAATAAGGTGATGAAAATTAGATGATATCAAGAACATGGAATGGTATTGTATCTATTCATATGAAGGATGCGTTTGAAAAATATGAATATGAAACAGAGATAAGGGATACAACGATAATAAAAGGAAACATGGGGGCATATTTGAAGATAGTTGAACAAGGGGAATATGCACATTTCTATTTATGTACAAAATGGGATACAATGGCTAGTGTGATTGCATATGCAGGTAATAAACCGACAATAGCTGTAACTTACCCGGATGACGAGCAATTTGGCCTAATTTCAGATCCGATTGTGATTATGCAAGAGGTGGCCGATGCGGAAAATCCTTTTTTATAATAAGAGAATCATAAGGCAAATAATGGGTATATGAAAGTAAATTTCTTCTAATTATATAATGCACAGATAAACAGAAATTTTTCGAGCAGATTATTTGTATTTAAGTAGGCAACCGGAGAATAAGCATGAAGAACAGAACCTATATCGCAATTGATTTGAAATCCTTCTACGCTTCGGTCGAATGTGTGGAACGAGGGCTTGATCCGCTGACCACCAACCTTGTTGTCGCTGATGCAAGCCGCACCAAAAAAACCATCTGCCTCGCCGTCTCTCCCTCCCTCAAAGGATACGGCATTCCCGGTAGGGCGAGGCTGTTTGAAGTTGTACAGAAGGTCAAGGAAGCAAATGCAGCACGGCTGGGCAAAGCTCCAGGACGAGCTTTTTCCGGCGTTTCCTGCAACGATACTGAATTGAAATTCTCACCGGGTCTCTCGTTGGACTACATTGTTGCTCCACCGAGGATGGCGTATTATATAGAGTACAGCACGCTGATTTACAATATCTATTTGAAGTACATTGCGCCCGAAGATATTCATGTCTACTCCATTGACGAGGTATTCCTTGACGTTACCGATTATCTGAACACCTACAATCTTTCAGCCCGTGAGCTTGCCGCGAAAATAATGCTAGATGTACTCAAAACAACTGGCATTACAGCAACGGCGGGAATTGGCACAAACCTGTACCTCAGCAAGATCGCTATGGATATTCAGGCAAAGCACATACCGGCTGATAACAACGGTATGCGGATTGCCGAGCTGGACGAAATGAGCTACCGTCGCTCTCTATGGTCACATCGGCCTCTAACCGACTTTTGGCGCGTTGGAAAAGGATATGCCAAGAAGCTGGAGGAAAAAGGTCTCTTTACAATGGGGGATATTGCAAGATGCTCTCTCGGTAAACCTACCGATTACCACAACGAGGATTTACTGTATAAGCTATTCGGCATTAACGCTGAGCTGCTGATCGACCATGCCTGGGGGTGGGAGCCATGCACAATTGCCGATATTAAAGCGTATAAGCCAAGCACAAACAGTATTGGATCGGGACAGGTACTGCACTATCCCTATACTTTTGACAAAGCGAAGCTGATCGTGCGGGAAATGACTGATCTGCTGGTACTTGATCTGGTAGATAAAAGACTTGTGAGCGACCAGCTTGTTTTAACGGTCGGATATGATATCGATAATCTAACAAATCCAGAGATTAATAAATCATATCACGGGGCAATCACCACTGACCATTACGGACGTAACCTTCCGAAATCCGCGCATGGTTCAGTAAATCTTGGCAGACAGACCTCCTCGGCAAAGCTAATCCT comes from Desulfosporosinus meridiei DSM 13257 and encodes:
- a CDS encoding DUF3786 domain-containing protein: MESNYRVVYDKFWQDIKKRDPKEITAARALSYSSYTRQFVVMFFNEEYIVDSAKETIWRKADGYVPDVVATIIILNYLAYAQPLPESAPNWVSIKEIPGGMIFYSAFHKTAISVLIEAFGHQTSRLMTAARSLGGQAGPFGDASVVFRAFPEIPLCVIVWQGDEEVRANATILYDPSIELMLRSAISIDLGIYLAGQLKRLAVEAL
- a CDS encoding DNA methylase, producing the protein MKNRTYIAIDLKSFYASVECVERGLDPLTTNLVVADASRTKKTICLAVSPSLKGYGIPGRARLFEVVQKVKEANAARLGKAPGRAFSGVSCNDTELKFSPGLSLDYIVAPPRMAYYIEYSTLIYNIYLKYIAPEDIHVYSIDEVFLDVTDYLNTYNLSARELAAKIMLDVLKTTGITATAGIGTNLYLSKIAMDIQAKHIPADNNGMRIAELDEMSYRRSLWSHRPLTDFWRVGKGYAKKLEEKGLFTMGDIARCSLGKPTDYHNEDLLYKLFGINAELLIDHAWGWEPCTIADIKAYKPSTNSIGSGQVLHYPYTFDKAKLIVREMTDLLVLDLVDKRLVSDQLVLTVGYDIDNLTNPEINKSYHGAITTDHYGRNLPKSAHGSVNLGRQTSSAKLILDAVTDLFERIVDKNLLIRRVNITANHVVDEATIQKTGNFEQLDLFTDYAAAQAKKEDEEAELAREKKMQQAMLEIKKKYGKNAILKGMNLEEGATTVDRNRQIGGHKA